The Miscanthus floridulus cultivar M001 chromosome 6, ASM1932011v1, whole genome shotgun sequence genomic interval aggaggggaaCGAACGAACATGGGGAAGGGCGTCCTGGAAGTGCACCTCGTCGACGCCAAGGGCCTCTCCGGCAACGATTTCTTAGGTGCGTGTTGTGTTGCGCGCGCGTGAATTGCGTTCAGTGGCGTGTGTTGTTGGTTGTTCATCCGTGGAGTACTCTTCATCATCCGGTGTCCTGACGTTGAGTTGCGCGTCGCGTCGCCGCTGTGCTCCTGCAGGGAAGATTGACCCCTACGTGATCGTGCAGTACCGGAGCCAGGAGCGCAAGAGCAGCGTCGCCCGAGGTCAGTGCTAGCGCACCTCTTCTCTTCTTGTATTCCGATCCTATCAGGGTTCCGATCTGGTGATCTCCCCTAACTGAACCCTGACATCTATCTGTGCGTGTATATCCCGATTGTTCCCCCGCAGACCAAGGGAGGAACCCGTGCTGGAACGAGGTGTTCAAGTTCCAGATCAACTCCGCCGCGGCCAACGCGCAGCACAAGCTCATCCTCCGCATCATGGACCACGACAACTTCTCCAGCGACGACTTCGTCGGCGAGGCGACGTGAGTGCCTGCCTTGCCTACCCGAATGAGCTGACCAGTTGTCAGTTGACCTGCAA includes:
- the LOC136456804 gene encoding elicitor-responsive protein 1-like, with protein sequence MGKGVLEVHLVDAKGLSGNDFLGKIDPYVIVQYRSQERKSSVARDQGRNPCWNEVFKFQINSAAANAQHKLILRIMDHDNFSSDDFVGEATIDVTDIVSLGAERGTYHLNAAKHNVVLADKTYQGEIKVGITFTATQVQEDGGAIGGWRHGSFNQ